The DNA segment TCATAAGCGAGATAGACGGCATAGTCTCCTTTGGCAAGGACACCAAGGGCAAGAGAAAGGTCATCATCACGCCGGAGACCGGCGAGGCCAAGGAGTACCTCATACCGAAGGGCAAGCACATAAGCGTGAGGGAAGGCGACCGCGTGAGGGCCGGAGAGCCCTTGATGGACGGTAGCGCTAACCCGCACGACATCCTCCGCGTCCTCGGAGTCAAGGAGCTGGCCAAGTACCTTGTTGACGAGGTCCAGGAGGTCTACAGGCTCCAGGGTGTCAAGATTAACGACAAGCACATAGAGGTCATCGTTCGGCAGATGCTCCGGAGGGTCAAGATAAAGGACGCCGGGGACACGAACCTCCTTATCGGCGAGCAGGTCGAAAGGTACATTTTCGACGAGGAGAACGACAGGGTTATTTCCAAGGGCAAGAGGCCGGCGGTTGCCGAGCCGCTCCTCCAGGGCATAACCAAGGCCTCTCTCTCGACCGAGTCCTTCATCTCCGCGGCCTCCTTCCAGGAGACCACGAAGGTGCTGACCGGCGCGGCCGTCGAGGGGAAGATAGACTACCTCAGGGGCCTTAAGGAGAACGTCATAATGGGCCGCCTCATCCCGGCGGGATCAGGCTTCAGGCGCTACACCAAGGTAGCCGCGGAGCTGACTGAGGAGCTCCCCGCGCTTCCGCAGCCGGAGGCCGAGTCAGAAGGTGAAGAGGAGGTGCAGGAGACCGCCTGACGGGCGCGCCCCCTGCACCTTATCTGGGCTTGATAGGCCCTGTAATAGGTGGTAAAATTTTCTGTTGTGTTTTTCTTGGTTCAAGTCTCTTTTATGGCTATTTAGGCCTTGACAAGGAAATTGAAAGCTGGTAGATTGCTTTGATTTACGCCAGAAGGCAAGCAAAACGAAAGGTAATCCGGTATGCCGACTATCAATCAGCTCGTACGCAAGGGCAGGCTCAAGCCGAGGGTCAAGACGGCCTCTCCGGCCCTTGAATCATGCCCGCAGAAAAGGGGCGTGTGCGTGAGGGTATATACGACCACACCGAAGAAGCCGAACTCGGCGCTCCGGAAGGTCGCGAGGGTAAGGCTCACGAATGGGATGGAGGTCACCTCTTATATACCCGGAATCGGCCACAACCTCCAGGAGCACTCGGTCGTCCTCATAAGGGGCGGCAGGGTAAAGGACCTCCCGGGCGTGAGGTATCACATAGTAAGAGGCACCCTCGACGCCGTCGGCGTGGCGGACAGGAAGCAGGCCCGCTCCAAGTACGGGGCAAAGAGGCCCAAGTAGTAATACCAAGCAAGGAAGTTGTTCTAAGGAGGATAGTCTATGCCTCGCAAGGGGAATGTCCCGAAGAGGGACGTGCTGCCGGACCCGCAGTTCGGCGATAAAGTGGTCGCCAAGCTCATAAACAAGCTGACTGAGGACGGCAAGAAGAGCAAGGCCGAGGGCATCCTTTACGGCGCCTTCAGCGTGATTGAGGAAAAGACGAAGACCGAGCCAATGAAGGTCTTCAAGAAGGCCCTTGACAACGTCAAGCCCATGCTCGAGGTAAAGTCGAGAAGGGTGGGCGGCGCGACCTATCAGGTGCCGGTCGAGGTCAGGCCCGAGAGGAAGCTTTCGCTGGCGCTCAGGTGGATAGTCAACTATTCGAGGGCGCGCGGCGAGAAATCGATGAGGGATAAGCTTGCCGCCGAGCTCATCGACGCCTCCAACAACAAGGGCGGCGCGGTTAAGAAGAGGGAGGACGTGCACAAGATGGCCGAGGCCAACAAGGCCTTCGCCCATTATCGCTGGTAGTACCGGCTGTGTCCCGGGGTTTAAATCGTCCCCGGCTGCAAGAGGCTTAGCCTTCTGCCCCCTTTAAGAAAACCATAAAATCCGTACCCAGTTGATACGGGCGAGGCCCTGAGGGCCGCGCTCAAACCGGAGTAACTTTTAAGAGATTTATCGAGGAGTAGTCGCTTTGGCCAGGCAAGTATCATTAGAGAGACAGAGAAATATCGGGATCATGGCCCATATAGACGCGGGCAAGACCACGACCACCGAGAGGATCCTCTTCTACACGGGTGTGACCTACAAGATAGGCGAGGTCCACGAGGGGACCGCGGTCATGGACTGGATGGAGCAGGAGAAGGAGAGGGGCATAACCATAACCTCGGCCGCCACGACCTGTTCCTGGAAGGACACCCGCATCAATATAATAGACACCCCGGGCCACGTCGACTTCACCATTGAAGTCGAAAGGTCGCTTCGCGTCCTTGACGGCGCCGTCGCGGTATTCTGCTCAGTCGGCGGCGTTGAGCCCCAGAGCGAGACCGTCTGGAGGCAGGCCAACAAGTACCATGTTCCGAGGATTGCGTTCGTAAACAAGATGGACCGCGTGGGCGCTGACTTCTTCAGGGTCGTTGGAATGATATCCGACAGGCTCAAGGCCCGGCCGGTCGTTCTCCAGATTCCCATCGGCAAGGAAGAGACCTTCAAGGGCGTCGTCGACCTGGTGCTCAATAAAGGCATCATATGGGAAGAGGAGACCCTCGGCGCAAAGTACACCGTAATAGACGTGCCCGCGGAGATGCAGGACGAGGTCGCGGAGTGGAGGGAGAAGCTCATCGAGGCCGCCGCCGACTTTGACGAGAGCCTGATGGAGAAATACCTTAACGGGCAGGATGTAACCCCCGATGAGCTTAAGCAGGCCATAAGGAAGGGCACCATTGCGATGGAGCTTACGCCTGTTATATGCGGCTCCTCCTTTAAGAACAAGGGCGTGCAGCTCCTCCTTGATTCGGTCGTTGAATACCTTCCCTCCCCGATAGACATACCCCCTATAAAAGGCATAAACCCGGAGACGAACGAAGAGGACGCGCGTCCCACTTCCGATGACGCTCCGTTTTCGGCCCTGGCCTTCAAGATCATGACCGACCCGTTCGTGGGCCAGCTTACGTTCTTCCGCGTATATTCCGGCTGCATGACCGCCGGCTCGTACGTCTATAACTCCACCAAGGACCAGAAGGAGAGGATAGGAAGGCTCGTTAAGCTCCACGCCAACAAGCGCGAGGACGTTAAGGAGGTCTACGCCGGCGACATCGCCGCCGCGGTGGGAATGAAGTACACCGTTACCGGCGATACCATATGCGATCCGGCGAAGCCCGTAATACTCGAGTCCATGGACTTCCCTGAGCCGGTCATCTCGATAGCCATCGAGCCGAAGACCAAGGCTGACCAGGAGAAGCTCGGGATTGCATTGCAGAAGCTCGCGATCGAGGACCCGTCCTTCCGTGTGAAGACGGACGAGGAGACAGGCCAGACCATAATATCGGGAATGGGCGAGCTCCATCTCGAGATAATCGTGGACAGGATGCTCCGCGAGTTCAAGGTCGAGGCTTCGGTCGGTAAGCCCCAGGTCGCCTACAGGGAGACCATCACCAGGAAGGCAAAGGCCGAGGGCAAGTACATAAGGCAGACCGGCGGACGCGGCCAGTACGGCCACGTCTACATAGAGATAGAGCCCGGCGAGAAGGGCAAGAACTTCGAGTTCGTGAACAAGATAGTCGGCGGCACGATCCCGAAGGAATATGTAGGCCCGGTAGAGAACGGCATGAGGGAGGCCGCGGAGAACGGTTCGCTCGCAGGATACCCGGTCGTGGACGTGAAGGTAACGCTTTACGACGGTTCGTACCACGATGTCGACTCGTCCGAGATGGCTTTCAAGATAGCCGGCTCAATGGCTTTCAAAGAGGCAGTGAAGAGCGCCGGCCCCATACTCCTTGAACCCATCATGTCGGTCGAGGTCGTCGTGCCCGAGCAGTTCATGGGCGACGTCATAGGGGACCTGAATT comes from the Deltaproteobacteria bacterium genome and includes:
- the rpsL gene encoding 30S ribosomal protein S12; amino-acid sequence: MPTINQLVRKGRLKPRVKTASPALESCPQKRGVCVRVYTTTPKKPNSALRKVARVRLTNGMEVTSYIPGIGHNLQEHSVVLIRGGRVKDLPGVRYHIVRGTLDAVGVADRKQARSKYGAKRPK
- the rpsG gene encoding 30S ribosomal protein S7; the protein is MPRKGNVPKRDVLPDPQFGDKVVAKLINKLTEDGKKSKAEGILYGAFSVIEEKTKTEPMKVFKKALDNVKPMLEVKSRRVGGATYQVPVEVRPERKLSLALRWIVNYSRARGEKSMRDKLAAELIDASNNKGGAVKKREDVHKMAEANKAFAHYRW
- the fusA gene encoding elongation factor G; protein product: MARQVSLERQRNIGIMAHIDAGKTTTTERILFYTGVTYKIGEVHEGTAVMDWMEQEKERGITITSAATTCSWKDTRINIIDTPGHVDFTIEVERSLRVLDGAVAVFCSVGGVEPQSETVWRQANKYHVPRIAFVNKMDRVGADFFRVVGMISDRLKARPVVLQIPIGKEETFKGVVDLVLNKGIIWEEETLGAKYTVIDVPAEMQDEVAEWREKLIEAAADFDESLMEKYLNGQDVTPDELKQAIRKGTIAMELTPVICGSSFKNKGVQLLLDSVVEYLPSPIDIPPIKGINPETNEEDARPTSDDAPFSALAFKIMTDPFVGQLTFFRVYSGCMTAGSYVYNSTKDQKERIGRLVKLHANKREDVKEVYAGDIAAAVGMKYTVTGDTICDPAKPVILESMDFPEPVISIAIEPKTKADQEKLGIALQKLAIEDPSFRVKTDEETGQTIISGMGELHLEIIVDRMLREFKVEASVGKPQVAYRETITRKAKAEGKYIRQTGGRGQYGHVYIEIEPGEKGKNFEFVNKIVGGTIPKEYVGPVENGMREAAENGSLAGYPVVDVKVTLYDGSYHDVDSSEMAFKIAGSMAFKEAVKSAGPILLEPIMSVEVVVPEQFMGDVIGDLNSRRGKIQGMESRGGFQVVGATVPLANMFGYSTDLRSKTQGRASYTMQFSHYEQVPNSVTEVLTAKVQAAK